From the genome of Trypanosoma brucei brucei TREU927 chromosome 11 chr11_scaffold01 genomic scaffold, whole genome shotgun sequence:
TTGTCGTCGCCGAGCGGTGGGCCGAGTTgtgagagggaaaaacaaaagggtatTCCCCAGGAACttcaaaagaaggaagttgGCACTGGTGAACTACAGTCTATTGAAGAGGGTGAACTGACTGACAAAAGATTGCAGAGTATGGCGCGAGCTTCGATGGGCGCCCGCAACCGAGCAGTTTTCCGTCGTTTTCTCCACGATATTGGAAATGAGGAGGCACGGCAAATGGCAAAAACATCTTTGCAGACAATAGCACTAATCCATCCGGTTCCGGAAGGGATTGAAAAGGCGGTGGAGGAGAGTGACAAGGGCTCAGCGGTCAGCAAACCGTACCCACAAGGTGCTTCTGATGCAACTCCAACCGATTGTGACCGCGGCGAAAGCGACACGACATCACTTAAGCGGACGTTGCTGCAGATGGTGCGTCTCGTTGCACATACCGGGGATGATCCAGAGTTCAGCGCATTGCTGTCCAACGCTATTCTGGGTGTTTGCTCCTCACTGGGTCTAACCGAGCTTTCTTGAGGTGGCGGATGGGAGTGCAATCTCGTTTGTCTTCCTTATAcgaatacatttttttttgctctccaTTCTTTGCACTCTGCACGGAGAACGCTGATATGCAGGTACGCACATACATATGCCACAACCTGTTCATATAATATACAAAACTATGGAACGATGGAAATAGAGTTCAATGATGTTTCTTATCTTGTGGACTCTAGTTCTGTGTGATGTTGTCTTCTTTCGCCTGGTGTGTGCTTTTTATTCTCTACCCCATTATTCTTCGCAAGCACTCTAGTTAactattttttatttcttttttttacgtctCTGGGGACGGCAGGGACGTTTTGTGCGTTGCTGTCGTATTGAGTCTTAACACAGAGACCAAGAAAGAGGGACAATAGCCGCAATCTATACAGTATTTGTTGCCCAGATACGAGCGAGGGCCGGGAGAATATACATACTGGCATATAGGCGGAGCGATGTCATCGTCAGAAGCGGTGAAGGCGCTTGCATCCCTGACGAAGGAAGAGCTCATGCAGCGCGTGTTAGAGCTGCAAGGGAAGAATGCGGAGTTGTACGACGAGGTAGAACAGTTGCGGCAGCGCCTCTCGCAAAACAGGATTCCGGACGTCAGCAACCCTCGTGTTTCGATTCGCCATTCGTGTGATGTCGGTTCGTGTTCGCCCAGCAGGTTCAGTACGCTGGCAAGTAGCGTGGGGGGACAATACGGGAGCTACACTGTTTCGCTCTCCGTTCTCGTAATCGAGAACGGTAACTCCATGACTGTGCCACTCTCTTCTATTCTGGACAAAAGCTACAAGCGGCCGGACATGCGCGAACCGGATACCCCTGCCGTTTCCATGTCAGCAATGCGCGATGAGTCCGACCCGCACGGGCGCTTTTCCGCAGACCACTGTGACATCATTCGTTCCCCAAGTATGGGAATTGATGGGCCTGCTGGCGGTGGTGCAGAGCTGCGTGGTGTCACGTtcggtgctgctgctgcagcggctGTTTCCGCCACCTCAGGTTGTGGGGGTTGCAGACCGTCCATAATGGTTGGTTTCAGTCGGGCCGACGACCAGAGCGAGCCCCCTCCTCGCGATCCTAGTTCGTGTCGGCCGCCGATGTCCGTGCAACCGATATCTGCGAGCCTTGATGCACCTCGTCATGATATCCAGCGGTTTAGTAGTGGACGACCGCTCGGTGTGCGCGAGGGCTCCTTAGCATCAGATGGCCTGGTGTCCCACAGGACGCTACGTACCTTTAACCAACAAGTTATTGACGGCTATAGTGCACCCTCACCCATGTCTTCTCGAGGTAGTGCGGTGTTTCATTACATCGTGAGAAACTTTACGCTGAATAATGagtgcaggcacaactccgaCGACGTGGAGGGTTTTGGTCGGGCACTTTGCAGTCTTTGCGAAGAGGTTAAGCGGGTGTTGAAAAGCGAACCACGCCATGGAAGCAGTTATTCTCCGTGCTATGTCTTTGGCGACATCCACGGAAACTTCATTgatcttttctattttctggACAACCTAATTTCGTTTCAGGACCTTCGTTACACGCCGCATCGCTTTGTGTTCCTTGGGGATTACGTTGACCGTGGCCCCTTCAGTGTAGAAGTCGTTGCCTACCTTTTTGCCATGAAGGTATTGGCCCCGGACAAGGTACTTCTCCTTCGTGGAAACCACGAAGACAGTCTCGTAAGCGGTGATATCGCAGGTTATGGTCACACGAGCTTCCGTGCACAATGCCGTGAGTTGTTTGGATTCACATTAGGTGAGGAAGTGTGGAACTGCGTGAGCGATACCTTCGCCTATCTCCCACTCACCGCAAATATTGATGGAAAGATATTCTGTACGCACGGGGGTATTCCGCGATATAGCGGTGGTGCAGACGATCGGTTGTCACAGCTGAGCCGTGGGGATTTCCCTGTGATGCGGACCTTGTTCCAGGCGCCTGCCGATGAAACGCCTCAGCAGAGACAACTGCGGCAACTTGCAATGGACACCTGTTGGGCGGACCCTGCGGAGGATGAAACTCAACTCGACCGGTGGGGTTTCGGCGACAACCCCCGCGGCCGGGGTGTCATCCTTTTTGGTAGTAAAGCCGTTGACGACTTCTTAGGCAACCATAACTACGAATACATTTTTCGTGCTCACCAGGAGAAGTCGGATGGGCTGAAGCTCAGCAAGAACGCAAGAGTGTTCACAATCTTCAGTACCAGTGCTTACGTAGGACACGAGAATGGGGCGGGAGTAGTATTGGTGGCAGATGGGAAAATTAGGTTGATTATAAAAAATGCGGACAGTATCGAAATGGACCCGGAAACCAACGTTCGCACAGCTCACGGAAACGAGGAACTGGAAAACGGGCCGCGGTGACATAAAGCAGGTAATGCTGCCGAAAGATGGTGGATGATTTTCATGCCGTCAGACAACATCATGTGGGGAGTGAGTGACAAGGTAAGCTTACATCTTTTCACCACCCTACAACCTCATGACCTTTTCGCAGCTTTGAAATATGAGCAAGGGCGTGCGAACGAAATCGGCGTGCCTCCACAAAAATGTGCAAGCTCTGCTGGTGGGAGAACACATCAGTAGTTTGTGAACAGCATATCTACAAGTTGGTGGTAAGAAGCGCTGGTTTTACTATGTGGAGGATGGAGGGATGTTTCgttaaaagaagaagaagggggatGAAGGAAGCGCGTCTGCGTCTTCCTCGCTGCATTCTCGCTCACGTGTGAACAGACCACCGCAGGAGGACACTGCGCCCGGTAGTTGTTGTCCAGTGTATGCAGTGAACTCGGGGGTTAAGATGGAGAGCGTGCGGTTCCCAACTAGAGAGCAGATATTTAACCTTTTTTGTCATCTTTTTGAGGATAACATAAATGCGCCGTGCAACCACTTTTGGTACTATTTCATATCTCTCCTTCAACTATTCCCACATCCATATTCCTCCTTCACGCAGTTACCTTCATTCTTCTGTGCCtgattctctctctctctccttctttcacTGGTTTAAGTCGCTGGGCGTGTGTCATTCGTGCCGGAATTGGCCGTCCCATCTTTTGTGGAGGAGTACACCCGTTGTCCCACATCCCTCCGCATATACAAAACCTTAGATTGTTGAAGTGAGCTACGACGAACGGGAAAGCATATGGGCATCAAACCATGAAATATGGCTCATTGCCCTTTTTCTCCACCCTTCTTCACATTACACTTGCATtccatgtatatatatatatatatatatatatattctgcTTTACCGTAATTgcttttcctcactttttttctttgtcgtgGGCGCTAGCGTTTCGAGAGAAGCTGCATCTAATAAGTGGCTCCAACTGAAGCAGGTGGCACCTGTCGAAGGCAAAGAATTCATCAAGTGGCCCacggtttttattttttgaagaCACACTCGTAGGTGCGGCAGAAAAGGCGAGGCTGCGAACATTCACACATACAACCAAAGGAAGTAAGTGCGGTCAGTCGGGGCCGGTGCTACTCGCATAATATATTGTGTTTACCGTTTAACTATTCCTCTTTTATGAGCTCCAGGATGTCACAGAAACTTCGTGGCCACTCACTTGCGCCCAAACGGCAGAAGCCCTTGGTGAATCCCGAATTACTTCTGGCCTCACCGACGGACTCGACACGAGGTGGGAGTAAACAGTTTGTTCGTGCTTTTAATGATGACGGATGTCTTTCCACTCGTGAAGTGGGCGTGCGGTGGTTTAACTTTGCGTTGCTATCCATCTTCTACACACTTCGTTCGCAACCGTGGTCATTACTAATCACGTACACAATTCTATTGTACGTTGGAATACTATTCGTGTTCTCTGCAGCGTATGTTGTGTGGGCCCGTGGGTGTGGTGCCCAAGACGGCTCAACGTGGGTGTCCGCTCTGTATTTCACCGTTGTTAGCTTTGCGGCTAACGGTGGTTATGTTGGTGAGCAGCAAGACACCATGCTCGATCCGCATCACGTGTGCTTTACCGGACGTACGCTCATTGTAACACTGCTTTCTTTTGGGAACATCATATTCGTCGGACTTGTTGCCGCACTCGTCGTTGGAAAGGCGGCGTATGGCGAGGAGTTAGGTCACCGCATAGTCTTCAGTGACTTTTGCTCGCTGGCAATGGCCCCGGGTACAAAAGATCGAGACTGCTGGGACCTCACTTTTCGCATGGCTAACAGCAGTTCAAGCAAGGCACTCGCACATGGTCAGCTGCGGCTCTTCATTGTAACATCAGAGCCAACAGACAACTCAAGGCATCAACGCAAGAGGCGTAAGAGTTCAGTGGATAGAACGGAGACACGACGGCACGCCACTAGTAGTCATCATCACATTGATGACAAGAGTAAGCGATCGGGCCAGTTATCGAAACATTTGGAACACCATATAAGCGACGGTACCGTTCAGACAGAAACCCATCCGCATAGACGCGAGGGAGAACTTGATGATGTAACGAGGATGGATCGCGAATCGAGGGAGTGGGCGGACGCCGAGTCGCATATTGTAGAGGTGTTGGCAGAGGAACACCTGAAACGGAAACGAGGTCGTGAACACACCTCTAAACGCCAAGTACTGTCGTCGCCTGCCACGAGTTCATGTAGCAGTGATGCGGATGGCGGGGCCAGTTTTGGCGGGGCTACGGGGTCGGGGTGTTCATACGTTCCCATCAACTCACCTGAGAGTGCCCTGAAGCAAGTGTCCATTCAAGTTGAGGAATTAAGATGGACATGTTCTGGGGAGAAGCACCTCGATGGGCGGGACGGTAGACTACTGTTATGGTTCCCAGTGGACATCACGCACACGATTAACCGTTACAGCCCGCTCTACCGCTATGTAAAGCATAATATGACTAATAGTCTTTGCACGCTGAATTCTCTGCAGGTGGCATCTCCCGCGATCCCGCAGGAAGCGATATCcgaggaagaggggggaCCAGCCGCTACCGCAGCGTTTCCCTGCTCATTTCAGCTTGTGGTAATTTTTGACGCAACTGAAATGGAAAGCGGTAGACACATTTCTGCTCGGCACACATATGCCGCGGACGACATAATAAAGCACTACAGGTTTTCCAATAAGGTGGTGCGCATGTCCccggaaaagagggaggtaCTTGTTGACTATCACTATTTTAATGAAATGCTCTCAGATGTCGTGTCGCCTTTGCACCGTACGGAGCGTGTTCGCACACGTTAGAGGCGATCCGGGGAGAGGAGTGGCAAAAAGCGAACCTGCAAGTAGTCTACAAGGAAATCGCTTGTTGGCGCACGACGAAAGAGTAGCCGAGTCAAAATGTGGGCGGGTGTACCGCGTGAACGAAGAGGTGGCAGCGTCTTATAAGAACTGTAGTTGCGGCTCTATACGTGTACACCTGTTAAGTTGGTGCCAGATATTGCATTGGCACTGGTCATTCCGTGAACTTCCAAAACAGGTTTAAACGATGATGTCGGCGACCGTCCGGTTGGCCACTTTGGATAGCAAACGCCTATGTCTTGGATGAGGGTGACGGCTACCCTCGGTTTCATGACGGCGAATACATTGCGGCCGGTAATGATTCACTTAAAATCCATCAGtaacctttgtttttctggtGTCAGTAGAGTCCCATATGTATCGATGTGCTTCTATGACAAAGACACGTCGCTCTCGCTCCGATCATACTGTTTGGCGTAACCTTTTCCAGCGGGTTAATCAGGTATGCGGTACTacatgtcttttttttcttttacagcatcactttccccctttttttttctgttttttattgttctttACGCTGCCCAGTACCCTCAGGTGGCGTCAAACGCCCTCCGCACACGCCGACGGTTGCAGGAGCAACAACTCACCTGGTGTTTTGAATGGCTAGTGGTTTAATTCTGCATGAGTTGAAATGATAGCTGCGGCACTTACCCTCTCTTCGCACAGTGTCGCGGGGATATGGGATGTTGGTGCACGGGGGCGTGGGCACCACACGGACGTCTCCGCTCCTTTCGTTTAACGAACTGTCGATGTAAATTCAATTTGTTCCCGGTGATATAACGTCTGTTCGTGGAATTGCACCTACCACtagttatatatttttttcttatgtttTGTTATATTTCTTGAGTGGTCGGTGTGTTGCGACGTCAACTGATTGTGGCGTGCTTCCCGCAAAAGTTCACTAGGTTTCGTAAATAATACTTTTGAGGTGTGAGAGGGGGCAAACCGTGTTATTGGTGATCTCAATGCAATATGGAGAAGTACAGGAAGTTTGGTGATGCCGCCACCGGCATCAATCCTTTCATCTCCATGAAAACTCCAACAGCATTTTCCACCCTGTTTGCCGCAGTTCTATTTCCCGTACGCTGCGTCATTGCGGTTGTCATAATGTCGCTATTGTTTTTGGTGGATACATTCAATTACTTGTTTTACCTTTTGCCGGGCCTTTCGTCTCTGTCGCATTTGTTGTTCGGAGGGCTGCAGCGTGGGCTGCTGCGTGGCCTCCTATTCTCCCTCGGTAACGTTTCCATTGCGCGCGTGCCAACCAGCGGCTCTTTGTCACCTTCCGCTGGGGATGTGGTGGTCGCTAATCTTCAGTCTGTTTGGGACATGTGTGTTATTGAAGTGGCGGAGCAGATTCCACTCTTCGTCGCAGCCTTCTACGGTGGCAAAGCCGGATCTTCCCcggaaaagagcaaaaaagatgaagatggTACCCTCTTTGTGATGAAACCGTCGCCTCTGCAGCGGTGGCGGGTGTGGTGGCACATTTACAATACCGGAACCTCTACCTTTCTTTCTACAGTGGCAGACGATAGCAGTAATGCCCACAGTGGTGAGGCGCTGCCGATCGACATTACTTTGCTTCAACGTCGCTGTCACCGCCTTGGCGTACCACTGGTGCTCTTCGCAGAGGGAAGCTGTACCAATGGGAAAGGTATGCTAAATATTTCCCCAATTCGAGTGGGCGTTACACCCGCGCGCTTGCTAGTAAGTGCTCTGAGTTATGACACAGCGGCCCTCCATACTGTCGTGCGACCCCATAGCGTTCTCTCGTATCTCTTCTCTATGAGCGCTTCACTTTATGGGAGCCGCGACCCCGCGTGGTACAGTCCGCAGTTTCCTACGGCCACCGCACGCCTGGCATCCGTGGGAACCGACCCCCCGGCGGAAGCAGTGGAGGGAGTTGTGGTGGTTGAAGGCACAAAAGTGCGTCAAGTGCTTTGTGGGATCTCTCGCCCACGATGTGCGTTGAACGTTGGACTTCGTGAGAAACGTCGTTTCGTTGAGGTTTTCATGGCTCAGTAAGTGGGCATGTCCTGGTGGTAGTGGCGGAGCAACCGGATAGAGAGGAAGGGACGATGTTGAATCTTGCAAAGGTTACATAATCGGTGAACATTGAATCTGCTAAAGTGGAGCACGCAACCTCTCTTGGAAACTGTAGCTGGGATATATTCAAAGGAAACTAAAAAAGAGTGAAGAACATATTTGATGCGCCCAACAAACTTACatttctcccccttcctcCGTCTCTTGCAAACCTTTCCATCTCTCTTTGCTGTTTCGTACACATTTATGTTTGGCTCGTTTCAGCAAGGACGAAGGGAGGTGTAGCTCCAACATGACGAGTGttaaggaaacaaaggagcCAAAGCCCTCTATAAATCGTGCACGAGATTTGCCATGGTGGAAGCGGCTCGTGCTCGACCCTTCCTATAGGAAACGTGTCCGGCGGATAGCAACAGAGTGCTACCGTAAGGAGATGAGCGTGGTGCGCGACTTCCCAGAGAAGTTGTTTTCAGCCGAGCGCGAATATGGAGTTCCCCTCGTTTCTTCTTCGCAGTACGTACAACTGGAGGGTGAAAGCAAGTGGGCCACCAGGCACCCATCGACTATCATGAAAACTTCCTCCTTGAAGACGCTGCGGGATTCGGCAACAACCACGGTTCTTCCCGTTTTTGGACAGGACCACGAGTCCCGCGTTGACGATGAAATAAAGAGGCTGTTTCAGCAGGAGAAAGCAGACAATCGGCTTTACGGTCTTTCATACATTTGGGACGAACAGCTCCCGCCGATGGGGTTTATTAGACAGTGGCCTCCACCGCATCAGGGTATGTGGCCCACCGGTTGTGTGCACAGACAGTTGCAAAAGGTGCAACTTCCATCAGATAGGAAGGCGCGAGAAGCTCTAGCACATAACCCCTTGTTTGTTCATATCTACCGGCAGGGTGGCGAGTTTCTTGGAGTATGGCGTCAGAGTCTTCTGTTGCTGAGGTACAAAATAATATGTTGTGCTCTCCATGAGGAGGCTCTCGGAAGTCGCAACCCTAacggtgaaaaaaaaagttccaCCAGAAGGGCACATCTGATGTACGTGCCAGAGTTCACGTCTCCGCTGTTGCGCCTCCAGGGTGATACGACAGTTAGCGTAATGGAGGGAAGGGTGAATGTTGAAACTATTTCGCCACCAACTACTTGGGAGGGGCTCGCACCCTCACCGTCTAAAGTTCACGTGGATCAGGGTTACCTGAATTGGTGTGCCTTCCACAACAGCTCCCCAATGGTGCGGCAGTCGGTTCGGGACGTATACAACATGCTGCCGCACGACGAAGATGGTCGGTTGACAAAGGATGTGTTCGTTGAATTCGTGCTAGACCTACTGAatctgtttttccccctgaaTAACTCCGCATCAAATATTGCGATCGCCGAAGAGGAGTGGGCGTTCCGCGGGACATCAGAGCTGGTGTCATTTGATACCTTCTTCGAAAAGTTCTTTAGTTTCCCATTTATATTTCTCCGAAACTTCGAGGAGGTGACGCGCGACATGTATGTAGAGGTGTGGTGTTTGATTCGCATCTGTCTGCTGGAGACAGAACACACCATCCACTCTAGTTCACGTGGCATCACAACCAACGTGACGGAGGTGCTGAAACAGAGGTTGGAACAGGACTACGAGCAAACCGCAACGCGTACGCTCCATCGAATTCCAAAACAGCGAAGTTTCACCCTTAATGGTGGCAACAGCAATGCGAATTTGGACTTTCAGATGGTGCCGAAGCCGAAGATAGCACCCCTCCATAGCAAGGGTCGTCCCCCTCCACAACAACCGAGGGATATTCCTGCTCTGATAAGCGGGATCAACGGCTTCACGGCAGAGGATGTGATTAACCTGGGGTGTACTGACTTCCACAACACCGACAATTATAAGACGTATGCAATG
Proteins encoded in this window:
- a CDS encoding serine/threonine protein phosphatase, putative — protein: MSSSEAVKALASLTKEELMQRVLELQGKNAELYDEVEQLRQRLSQNRIPDVSNPRVSIRHSCDVGSCSPSRFSTLASSVGGQYGSYTVSLSVLVIENGNSMTVPLSSILDKSYKRPDMREPDTPAVSMSAMRDESDPHGRFSADHCDIIRSPSMGIDGPAGGGAELRGVTFGAAAAAAVSATSGCGGCRPSIMVGFSRADDQSEPPPRDPSSCRPPMSVQPISASLDAPRHDIQRFSSGRPLGVREGSLASDGLVSHRTLRTFNQQVIDGYSAPSPMSSRGSAVFHYIVRNFTLNNECRHNSDDVEGFGRALCSLCEEVKRVLKSEPRHGSSYSPCYVFGDIHGNFIDLFYFLDNLISFQDLRYTPHRFVFLGDYVDRGPFSVEVVAYLFAMKVLAPDKVLLLRGNHEDSLVSGDIAGYGHTSFRAQCRELFGFTLGEEVWNCVSDTFAYLPLTANIDGKIFCTHGGIPRYSGGADDRLSQLSRGDFPVMRTLFQAPADETPQQRQLRQLAMDTCWADPAEDETQLDRWGFGDNPRGRGVILFGSKAVDDFLGNHNYEYIFRAHQEKSDGLKLSKNARVFTIFSTSAYVGHENGAGVVLVADGKIRLIIKNADSIEMDPETNVRTAHGNEELENGPR